One Poecilia reticulata strain Guanapo linkage group LG4, Guppy_female_1.0+MT, whole genome shotgun sequence genomic window carries:
- the abhd8b gene encoding protein ABHD8 isoform X2 produces MLTSFIEGLLCCLTSKPANTVVPVETSEPADGYEFVEVKPGRVLRVRHIIPDRPAVEEPLLGGIVSCKRKITVYRNGQLFIENLGERASAELKTCQNGETEPNSTVEVELTDCRNSSPPVSIPEARSDSVTAGNNGASETGSAGEAPAAGQAEQSQQPRKRRRKPKRTVVIDCERRIAACKGTHSDVALFFIHGVGGSLDIWGSQLDFFSRLGYEVIAPDLAGHGASSSPHIAAAYTFYALAEDMRLIFKRYAKKRNILIGHSYGVSFCTFLAHEFPDQIHKMVMINGGGPTALEPSLCSIFNLPTCVLHCLSPLLAWSFLKAGFARQGSREKQLLKEYNAFNVSSFVLRAMMSGQYWPEGDEVYHAELTVPVLLVHGMHDKFVPVEEDQRMAEILLMAFLKVLEDGSHMVMLECPETVNTLLHEFFLWEPVTLPPPKKEPKARPETAKPQTDNTSEPATVRPATARQT; encoded by the exons ATGCTGACCAGCTTTATTGAAGGCCTCCTCTGCTGTCTCACCTCAAAACCGGCCAACACTGTGGTTCCCGTGGAAACCTCTGAGCCTGCAGATGGGTACGAGTTCGTGGAGGTGAAACCAGGCCGTGTCCTGCGGGTTCGACACATCATCCCTGACAGACCGGCGGTGGAGGAGCCCTTGCTGGGTGGGATCGTGAGCTGCAAAAGAAAGATCACAGTCTACCGCAACGGACAGCTGTTCATTGAGAACTTGGGCGAGAGGGCGAGCGCGGAGCTGAAAACCTGCCAGAACGGAGAGACTGAACCCAACAGCACGGTGGAGGTTGAACTGACAGACTGTCGTAACTCTTCACCTCCCGTCAGCATCCCCGAGGCTCGGTCAGACTCTGTCACAGCTGGAAACAACGGGGCATCGGAAACCGGGTCAGCAGGAGAGGCACCTGCTGCCGGACAGGCCGAGCAGTCCCAGCAACCCCGCAAACGGAGGAGGAAGCCGAAGCGCACCGTGGTGATTGACTGCGAAAGGAGGATAGCAGCCTGTAAAGGAACACATTCAGATGTtgctctgttctttatccacgGGGTCGGGGGGTCGCTGGATATCTGGGGGAGTCAGCTGGACTTCTTTTCCCGACTCGGGTACGAGGTGATCGCCCCGGACCTGGCAGGCCACGGAGCGAGCTCATCTCCACACATAGCTGCAGCGTACACCTTCTATGCCCTGGCAGAGGATATGAGACTAATCTTTAAGAGATATGCAAAGAAGAGGAACATCCTCATAGGACATTCATATGG CGTGTCTTTCTGTACGTTCCTGGCTCATGAGTTTCCAGACCAGATTCACAAAATGGTGATGATCAATGGTGGAGGTCCCACAGCGCTGGAGCCCAGCCTGTGCAGCATCTTCAACCTGCCCACCTGTGTGCTTCACTGCCTGTCCCCACTGTTAGCCTGGAGCTTTCTAAA GGCGGGCTTCGCTCGGCAGGGGTCCAGGGAGAAGCAGTTGCTGAAAGAGTACAATGCCTTCAATGTGTCGTCATTTGTATTGCGTGCCATGATGAGCGGTCAGTACTGGCCTGAGGGGGACGAGGTTTATCACGCTGAGCTCACGGTGCCCGTCCTGCTGGTTCACGGCATGCATGACAAGTTTGTCCCAGTAGAAGAGGACCAGCGCATGGCTGAG ATTCTTCTGATGGCGTTCCTGAAGGTCTTGGAGGACGGCAGTCACATGGTGATGCTGGAGTGTCCTGAAACTGTCAACACACTGCTGCATGAGTTCTTCCTCTGGGAACCAGTCACACTTCCACCGCCAAAGAAAGAGCCCAAAGCCCGTCCAGAGACCGCCAAACCTCAAACTGACAACACTTCTGAGCCCGCCACGGTTCGGCCTGCAACCGCCAGGCAAACCTAa
- the abhd8b gene encoding protein ABHD8 isoform X1: MGRGATGRLAAMLTSFIEGLLCCLTSKPANTVVPVETSEPADGYEFVEVKPGRVLRVRHIIPDRPAVEEPLLGGIVSCKRKITVYRNGQLFIENLGERASAELKTCQNGETEPNSTVEVELTDCRNSSPPVSIPEARSDSVTAGNNGASETGSAGEAPAAGQAEQSQQPRKRRRKPKRTVVIDCERRIAACKGTHSDVALFFIHGVGGSLDIWGSQLDFFSRLGYEVIAPDLAGHGASSSPHIAAAYTFYALAEDMRLIFKRYAKKRNILIGHSYGVSFCTFLAHEFPDQIHKMVMINGGGPTALEPSLCSIFNLPTCVLHCLSPLLAWSFLKAGFARQGSREKQLLKEYNAFNVSSFVLRAMMSGQYWPEGDEVYHAELTVPVLLVHGMHDKFVPVEEDQRMAEILLMAFLKVLEDGSHMVMLECPETVNTLLHEFFLWEPVTLPPPKKEPKARPETAKPQTDNTSEPATVRPATARQT; this comes from the exons ATGGGGAGGGGAGCAACGGGAAG ACTGGCAGCCATGCTGACCAGCTTTATTGAAGGCCTCCTCTGCTGTCTCACCTCAAAACCGGCCAACACTGTGGTTCCCGTGGAAACCTCTGAGCCTGCAGATGGGTACGAGTTCGTGGAGGTGAAACCAGGCCGTGTCCTGCGGGTTCGACACATCATCCCTGACAGACCGGCGGTGGAGGAGCCCTTGCTGGGTGGGATCGTGAGCTGCAAAAGAAAGATCACAGTCTACCGCAACGGACAGCTGTTCATTGAGAACTTGGGCGAGAGGGCGAGCGCGGAGCTGAAAACCTGCCAGAACGGAGAGACTGAACCCAACAGCACGGTGGAGGTTGAACTGACAGACTGTCGTAACTCTTCACCTCCCGTCAGCATCCCCGAGGCTCGGTCAGACTCTGTCACAGCTGGAAACAACGGGGCATCGGAAACCGGGTCAGCAGGAGAGGCACCTGCTGCCGGACAGGCCGAGCAGTCCCAGCAACCCCGCAAACGGAGGAGGAAGCCGAAGCGCACCGTGGTGATTGACTGCGAAAGGAGGATAGCAGCCTGTAAAGGAACACATTCAGATGTtgctctgttctttatccacgGGGTCGGGGGGTCGCTGGATATCTGGGGGAGTCAGCTGGACTTCTTTTCCCGACTCGGGTACGAGGTGATCGCCCCGGACCTGGCAGGCCACGGAGCGAGCTCATCTCCACACATAGCTGCAGCGTACACCTTCTATGCCCTGGCAGAGGATATGAGACTAATCTTTAAGAGATATGCAAAGAAGAGGAACATCCTCATAGGACATTCATATGG CGTGTCTTTCTGTACGTTCCTGGCTCATGAGTTTCCAGACCAGATTCACAAAATGGTGATGATCAATGGTGGAGGTCCCACAGCGCTGGAGCCCAGCCTGTGCAGCATCTTCAACCTGCCCACCTGTGTGCTTCACTGCCTGTCCCCACTGTTAGCCTGGAGCTTTCTAAA GGCGGGCTTCGCTCGGCAGGGGTCCAGGGAGAAGCAGTTGCTGAAAGAGTACAATGCCTTCAATGTGTCGTCATTTGTATTGCGTGCCATGATGAGCGGTCAGTACTGGCCTGAGGGGGACGAGGTTTATCACGCTGAGCTCACGGTGCCCGTCCTGCTGGTTCACGGCATGCATGACAAGTTTGTCCCAGTAGAAGAGGACCAGCGCATGGCTGAG ATTCTTCTGATGGCGTTCCTGAAGGTCTTGGAGGACGGCAGTCACATGGTGATGCTGGAGTGTCCTGAAACTGTCAACACACTGCTGCATGAGTTCTTCCTCTGGGAACCAGTCACACTTCCACCGCCAAAGAAAGAGCCCAAAGCCCGTCCAGAGACCGCCAAACCTCAAACTGACAACACTTCTGAGCCCGCCACGGTTCGGCCTGCAACCGCCAGGCAAACCTAa
- the dda1 gene encoding DET1- and DDB1-associated protein 1 isoform X2, which translates to MEKADFLKGLPVYNKSNFSRFHADSVCKASNRRPSVYLPTREYPSEQIIVTEKTNILLRYLHQQWDKKNAAKKREQEQGEVDSPAPPRKIARTDSQEMNDDS; encoded by the exons ATGGAGAAG GCTGATTTCTTAAAAGGACTTCCAGTCTACAATAAGAGCAACTTCAGCAGATTCCATGCAGACTCAGTTTGTAAAGCATCA AACCGAAGGCCGTCTGTTTACCTCCCGACCCGGGAATACCCTTCTGAACAGA TTATTGTAACAGAGAAAACTAACATCCTCCTGCGTTACCTGCATCAGCAGTGGGACAAAAAG AATGCAGCGAAGAAGAGGGAACAGGAACAAGGCGAGGTGGACAGCCCGGCACCGCCGAGGAAAATCGCCAGGACAGACAGCCAAGAGATGAATGACGACTcataa
- the dda1 gene encoding DET1- and DDB1-associated protein 1 isoform X1, producing the protein MEKADFLKGLPVYNKSNFSRFHADSVCKASNRRPSVYLPTREYPSEQIIVTEKTNILLRYLHQQWDKKQNAAKKREQEQGEVDSPAPPRKIARTDSQEMNDDS; encoded by the exons ATGGAGAAG GCTGATTTCTTAAAAGGACTTCCAGTCTACAATAAGAGCAACTTCAGCAGATTCCATGCAGACTCAGTTTGTAAAGCATCA AACCGAAGGCCGTCTGTTTACCTCCCGACCCGGGAATACCCTTCTGAACAGA TTATTGTAACAGAGAAAACTAACATCCTCCTGCGTTACCTGCATCAGCAGTGGGACAAAAAG CAGAATGCAGCGAAGAAGAGGGAACAGGAACAAGGCGAGGTGGACAGCCCGGCACCGCCGAGGAAAATCGCCAGGACAGACAGCCAAGAGATGAATGACGACTcataa